One genomic window of Roseateles sp. DAIF2 includes the following:
- the nagA gene encoding N-acetylglucosamine-6-phosphate deacetylase — MVEQIEGYVLTPQGFVRGVLEQQGGRIVRIKGEPVPESEVRNGRDVLPLILPGFIDVHVHGGAGRDTMEGGDAALAIARMHARHGTTALLATTMTAPMDEIRQAMAALGPLCRERDPQGARVLGVHLEGPYINPGKLGAQPDFAKPAQLDEIRALHALAPIRLITLAPELPGNLELITTLRAAGFQVQIGHTLGTYEDGVAALEHGAGGFTHLFNAMTGLHHREPGMVGAALAHARYAEIIPDLLHVHPGAIRTALRAIPCLFCVTDSTAAAGMPDGEYRLGRHTVQKCMGGVRLPDGTLAGSTLTLDQALRNLVGLGLEIEEASRRVSTHAADYMGLEDRGRLAIGAWADFVVMDRDLQLQRVVVEGEEIDLANA; from the coding sequence GTGGTTGAGCAAATCGAGGGCTATGTCCTGACGCCGCAGGGTTTCGTGCGCGGCGTGCTGGAACAGCAGGGGGGACGCATCGTCCGCATCAAGGGTGAACCGGTTCCGGAATCCGAGGTCCGCAACGGCCGCGATGTCCTGCCGCTGATCCTGCCCGGCTTCATCGACGTGCATGTGCACGGCGGTGCCGGTCGCGACACGATGGAGGGCGGCGACGCCGCGCTGGCGATCGCCCGCATGCATGCGCGCCATGGCACCACCGCGCTGCTGGCCACGACGATGACCGCGCCGATGGACGAGATCCGCCAGGCGATGGCCGCCCTGGGCCCGCTGTGCCGCGAGCGCGACCCGCAGGGCGCGCGCGTGCTGGGCGTGCACCTCGAAGGCCCCTACATCAACCCTGGCAAGCTGGGTGCCCAGCCCGACTTCGCCAAACCGGCCCAGCTGGACGAGATCCGCGCCCTGCATGCGCTGGCGCCGATCCGCCTGATCACCCTGGCGCCCGAGCTGCCCGGCAATCTGGAGCTGATCACGACCCTGCGCGCGGCGGGCTTTCAGGTGCAGATCGGCCACACGCTGGGCACCTACGAGGACGGCGTCGCCGCGCTGGAGCATGGCGCCGGCGGCTTCACCCATCTGTTCAACGCGATGACGGGCCTGCACCACCGCGAGCCCGGCATGGTCGGCGCGGCGCTGGCGCATGCGCGCTATGCCGAGATCATCCCGGACCTGCTGCATGTGCACCCGGGCGCGATCCGGACCGCGCTGCGCGCGATCCCCTGCCTGTTCTGCGTCACCGATTCCACCGCGGCGGCCGGCATGCCGGACGGCGAATACCGCCTGGGTCGCCACACGGTGCAGAAATGCATGGGCGGCGTGCGCCTGCCCGACGGCACCCTGGCCGGCAGCACGCTGACCCTGGACCAGGCGCTGCGCAACCTGGTGGGCCTGGGCCTGGAGATCGAGGAGGCCTCGCGCCGCGTCTCCACCCATGCGGCGGATTACATGGGCCTGGAAGACCGGGGGCGTCTGGCCATCGGTGCCTGGGCTGATTTCGTGGTGATGGACCGGGACCTGCAGTTGCAGCGCGTGGTCGTTGAAGGAGAAGAGATTGACCTCGCGAATGCTTGA
- a CDS encoding aminodeoxychorismate/anthranilate synthase component II has translation MLLMIDNYDSFTFNLVQYFGELGADVKVLRNDEITVDEIGALKPDHLVFSPGPCTPAEAGICVEAIRAFQGRLPILGVCLGHQSIGAALGGRIVRAQHQMHGKASTISTDGKGVFKALPKDFSVIRYHSLVIEEATMPQVLEISARSEDGEIMGVRHRELAGTATPLEGVQFHPESILSEHGHAMLKNFLERVL, from the coding sequence ATGCTGCTGATGATCGACAACTACGACAGCTTCACCTTCAACCTGGTGCAGTACTTCGGCGAGCTGGGCGCGGACGTGAAGGTCCTGCGCAACGACGAGATCACGGTCGACGAGATCGGCGCGCTGAAGCCCGACCACCTGGTGTTCTCGCCCGGCCCCTGCACGCCGGCCGAGGCCGGCATCTGCGTCGAGGCGATCCGCGCCTTCCAGGGCCGGCTGCCGATCCTGGGCGTCTGCCTGGGGCACCAGAGCATCGGCGCGGCGCTGGGCGGCAGGATCGTGCGCGCCCAGCACCAGATGCATGGCAAGGCCAGCACGATCAGCACCGACGGCAAGGGCGTGTTCAAGGCCCTGCCCAAGGACTTCAGCGTGATCCGCTACCACTCGCTGGTGATCGAGGAGGCCACGATGCCGCAGGTGCTGGAGATCAGCGCGCGCAGCGAGGACGGCGAGATCATGGGCGTGCGCCACCGCGAACTGGCCGGCACGGCCACGCCGCTGGAGGGCGTGCAGTTCCATCCGGAATCCATCCTGTCCGAGCATGGCCACGCGATGCTCAAGAACTTCCTGGAGCGAGTGCTATGA
- the trpE gene encoding anthranilate synthase component I, which yields MITELEFQSLAAQGYNRIPLISEAFADLETPLSLYLKLCAASGQGRHSFLLESVVGGERFGRYSFIGLPARTVLKSRGFVTEVQRDGAVVETHEGNPLDFIAAYQQRFKVALRPGMPRFCGGLAGYFGYDAVRYIEPRLAKTEKSGGLDTPDLMLLQCEELAVIDNLSGRLYLIVYADPTQPEAYFRGKKRLTELRDKLSYSVSAPQVKRGQAHPVHREFAKADYLDAVLKAKEYIAAGDLMQVQVGQRLSKRYTESPLSLYRALRSLNPSPYMYFYDMGEFQIVGASPEILVRQEQVGPGRKVTIRPLAGTRPRGATPELDLALEAELKADPKERAEHLMLIDLARNDIGRIAETGSVKVTDAFVVERYSHVMHIVSNVEGTLREGMSSLDVLRATFPAGTLTGAPKVRAMELIDELEPVKRGIYGGACGYLSFAGDMDLAIAIRTGIVQDQTLYVQAAAGVVADSVPELEWKETEAKARALIRAAELVEEGF from the coding sequence GTGATCACCGAACTGGAATTCCAAAGCCTGGCCGCCCAGGGCTACAACCGCATCCCGCTGATCAGCGAGGCGTTTGCCGATCTCGAGACCCCGCTCTCGCTCTACCTGAAGCTCTGCGCCGCCTCCGGCCAGGGGCGCCACAGCTTCCTGCTGGAATCGGTGGTCGGCGGCGAGCGCTTCGGCCGCTATTCCTTCATCGGCCTGCCGGCCCGCACCGTGCTGAAGAGCCGCGGCTTCGTCACCGAGGTGCAGCGCGACGGCGCGGTGGTCGAGACGCATGAGGGCAACCCGCTCGACTTCATCGCGGCCTACCAGCAGCGCTTCAAGGTCGCGCTGCGCCCCGGCATGCCGCGTTTCTGCGGCGGCCTGGCCGGCTACTTCGGCTACGACGCGGTGCGCTACATCGAGCCGCGCCTGGCCAAGACCGAGAAGAGCGGCGGCCTGGACACGCCCGATCTGATGCTGCTGCAATGCGAGGAGCTGGCGGTGATCGACAACCTGTCGGGCCGGCTCTACCTGATCGTCTATGCCGACCCGACCCAGCCCGAGGCCTATTTCCGCGGCAAGAAGCGCCTGACCGAGCTGCGCGACAAGCTCAGCTACTCGGTCAGCGCGCCGCAGGTGAAGCGCGGCCAGGCCCATCCGGTGCACCGCGAGTTCGCCAAGGCCGACTACCTGGACGCGGTGCTGAAGGCCAAGGAGTACATCGCGGCCGGCGACCTGATGCAGGTGCAGGTGGGCCAGCGCCTGAGCAAGCGCTATACCGAGTCGCCGCTGAGCCTGTACCGCGCGCTGCGCTCGCTGAACCCCAGCCCCTATATGTACTTCTACGACATGGGCGAGTTCCAGATCGTCGGCGCCTCGCCCGAGATCCTGGTGCGCCAGGAGCAGGTGGGGCCGGGCCGCAAGGTCACGATCCGCCCGCTGGCCGGCACCCGGCCGCGCGGCGCGACGCCGGAGCTGGACCTGGCGTTGGAGGCCGAGCTGAAGGCCGATCCGAAGGAGCGCGCCGAGCATCTGATGCTGATCGACCTGGCGCGCAACGACATCGGCCGCATCGCCGAGACCGGCTCGGTCAAGGTGACCGACGCCTTCGTCGTCGAGCGCTATTCACACGTGATGCATATCGTCAGCAATGTCGAGGGCACCCTGCGCGAGGGCATGAGCAGCCTCGACGTGCTGCGCGCCACCTTCCCGGCCGGCACCCTGACCGGGGCGCCCAAGGTCCGTGCGATGGAGCTGATCGACGAGCTGGAGCCGGTCAAGCGCGGCATCTACGGCGGCGCCTGCGGCTATCTGAGCTTCGCCGGCGACATGGACCTGGCGATCGCGATCCGCACCGGCATCGTGCAGGACCAGACCCTGTATGTGCAGGCGGCGGCCGGCGTCGTGGCCGATTCGGTGCCGGAGCTGGAATGGAAGGAAACCGAGGCCAAGGCCCGTGCCTTGATCCGTGCTGCTGAGTTGGTGGAAGAGGGGTTCTGA
- a CDS encoding uracil-DNA glycosylase: MSAWQDVVEGWRATPAGQALEAFVAQRRAAGALVYPPEPYRALALTPLAAVKVVILGQDPYHGPGQAEGLAFSVPPSLKKLPPSLRNIFKELQRDLGQTPPANGHLGAWARRGVLLLNTSLTVEDGAPASHAKFQKGGGWEALTDALIARAAADPAPKVFMLWGAHAQAKQALIEAAGTGHLLLQANHPSPLSATRPPLPFIGCGHFSRAAAWLAERGRPIDWALGGD, translated from the coding sequence ATGAGTGCTTGGCAGGATGTCGTCGAGGGCTGGCGCGCCACGCCCGCGGGGCAGGCCCTCGAGGCCTTCGTGGCCCAGCGCCGCGCGGCCGGTGCGCTGGTCTATCCGCCCGAGCCCTATCGCGCGCTGGCGCTGACGCCGCTAGCCGCGGTCAAGGTCGTGATCCTGGGCCAGGATCCCTACCATGGTCCGGGCCAGGCCGAGGGGCTGGCCTTCTCGGTGCCGCCGAGCCTGAAGAAGCTGCCGCCCAGCCTGCGCAATATCTTCAAGGAGCTGCAGCGCGACCTGGGCCAGACACCGCCGGCCAACGGCCATCTGGGCGCCTGGGCGCGGCGCGGCGTGCTGCTGCTGAACACCAGCCTGACGGTCGAGGACGGCGCGCCGGCCAGCCATGCCAAGTTCCAGAAGGGCGGCGGCTGGGAAGCGCTGACCGACGCGCTGATCGCGCGCGCCGCGGCCGATCCGGCGCCCAAGGTCTTCATGCTGTGGGGCGCGCATGCGCAGGCCAAGCAGGCGCTGATCGAGGCCGCCGGCACCGGCCATCTGTTGCTGCAGGCGAACCATCCGTCACCGCTTTCGGCGACAAGGCCGCCGCTGCCCTTCATCGGCTGCGGCCATTTCTCGCGCGCCGCCGCCTGGCTGGCCGAGCGGGGCCGGCCGATCGACTGGGCTCTCGGCGGGGATTGA
- the trpD gene encoding anthranilate phosphoribosyltransferase yields MPITDNEALTRVIEHREIFHDEMLALMRRIMGGEMSPVIASALLIGLRVKKETIGEITAAAQVMRELANKVPVAPSPHLVDVVGTGGDGAHTFNISTCSMFVAAAAGAQVAKHGNRSVSSKTGSADALEALGANIMLTPAQVAQSIRQTGIGFMFAPNHHPAMKNIAPVRKELGVRTIFNILGPLTNPADAKNILMGVFHPDLVGIQVRVMQRLGAEHAVVVYGKDGMDEISLGAATLVGELKNGEVREYEIHPEDFGLAMASNRSLKVAGPQESKVMLLGALANEPGPARDIVLLNAGATLYAANVVDSIAAGIAKAREAIASGAARAKLDQFVAATQALGQGA; encoded by the coding sequence ATGCCCATTACCGACAACGAAGCCCTGACCCGCGTCATCGAGCACCGCGAGATATTCCACGACGAGATGCTGGCCCTGATGCGCCGCATCATGGGCGGCGAGATGTCGCCGGTGATCGCCTCGGCGCTGCTGATCGGCCTGCGCGTCAAGAAGGAGACCATCGGCGAGATCACCGCCGCGGCCCAGGTGATGCGCGAGCTGGCCAACAAGGTGCCGGTGGCACCTAGCCCGCATCTGGTCGACGTGGTCGGCACCGGCGGCGACGGCGCGCACACCTTCAACATCAGCACCTGCTCGATGTTCGTGGCCGCCGCGGCCGGCGCCCAGGTGGCCAAGCATGGCAACCGCAGCGTCTCCAGCAAGACCGGCAGCGCCGACGCGCTGGAGGCCCTGGGCGCCAACATCATGCTGACGCCGGCCCAGGTGGCGCAGAGCATCCGCCAGACCGGCATCGGCTTCATGTTCGCGCCGAATCACCATCCGGCGATGAAGAACATCGCCCCGGTGCGCAAGGAGCTGGGCGTGCGCACCATCTTCAACATCCTGGGCCCGCTGACCAATCCGGCCGACGCCAAGAACATCCTGATGGGCGTGTTCCACCCCGACCTGGTCGGCATCCAGGTGCGCGTGATGCAGCGCCTGGGCGCGGAGCACGCGGTGGTGGTCTACGGCAAGGACGGCATGGACGAGATCTCGCTGGGCGCGGCCACCCTGGTCGGCGAGCTGAAGAACGGCGAGGTGCGCGAGTACGAGATCCATCCGGAGGACTTCGGTCTGGCGATGGCCAGCAACCGCAGCCTGAAGGTCGCCGGCCCGCAGGAATCCAAGGTGATGCTGCTCGGCGCGCTGGCCAACGAGCCCGGCCCGGCGCGCGACATCGTGCTGCTGAACGCCGGCGCGACGCTCTACGCGGCCAATGTGGTCGATTCGATCGCGGCCGGCATCGCCAAGGCGCGCGAGGCGATCGCCAGCGGCGCGGCGCGCGCCAAGCTGGACCAGTTCGTCGCCGCCACGCAGGCGCTGGGCCAGGGAGCCTGA
- the ltaE gene encoding low-specificity L-threonine aldolase, producing MSPVVDLRSDTVTRPTPAMREAMARAEVGDDVFGDDPTVLALQARMAALTGKEAALFMPSGTQSNLCAMLAHCERGDEYIVGQLAHTYRYEGGGAAVLGSIQPQPLSQDAHGRMDLADIAAAIKPNDPHFARSRLLCLENTWNGQVMPHDYLAEATALVRRHGLSCHLDGARVFNAAVADAGEGGDVFAALARITAYFDSVSVCFSKGLGAPVGSMLCGSADLIARAMRVRKMVGGGMRQVGLLAAAADHALDHHVQRLREDHALAAGLAEGLAGIAGLTVRPVDTNIVFVDVADGRGPDLLAHLKAQGILATGLIGLRFVTHLDVDAAGIARTVAAVREFFATAGAPAAAAGRPAGPY from the coding sequence ATGAGTCCTGTTGTCGATCTGCGCAGCGACACCGTCACCCGGCCCACGCCGGCCATGCGCGAGGCGATGGCCCGTGCCGAGGTGGGCGACGATGTGTTCGGCGACGACCCGACCGTGCTGGCCCTGCAGGCCCGCATGGCCGCGCTGACCGGCAAGGAGGCGGCCCTGTTCATGCCCTCGGGCACGCAGAGCAATCTCTGCGCGATGCTGGCCCATTGCGAGCGCGGCGACGAGTACATCGTCGGCCAGCTGGCCCATACCTACCGCTACGAGGGCGGCGGTGCGGCGGTGCTCGGCAGCATCCAGCCCCAGCCCCTGAGCCAGGATGCGCATGGGCGGATGGACCTGGCCGACATCGCGGCGGCCATCAAGCCGAACGATCCGCACTTTGCGCGCAGCCGCCTGCTGTGCCTGGAGAACACCTGGAACGGCCAGGTCATGCCGCACGACTATCTGGCCGAGGCCACGGCCCTGGTGCGGCGTCATGGCCTGAGCTGCCATCTGGACGGGGCGCGGGTGTTCAACGCGGCGGTCGCGGATGCGGGCGAGGGGGGCGATGTCTTCGCCGCGCTGGCACGCATCACCGCCTATTTCGACAGCGTCTCGGTCTGCTTCAGCAAGGGCCTGGGTGCGCCGGTGGGCTCGATGCTGTGCGGCTCGGCCGACTTGATCGCGCGGGCGATGCGGGTGCGCAAGATGGTCGGCGGCGGCATGCGCCAGGTCGGCCTGCTGGCGGCCGCGGCCGACCATGCGCTGGACCACCATGTGCAGCGTCTGCGCGAGGACCATGCGCTGGCCGCCGGCCTGGCCGAGGGCCTCGCCGGCATCGCCGGCCTGACGGTGCGCCCGGTCGATACCAATATCGTCTTCGTCGACGTGGCGGACGGCCGCGGCCCCGATCTGCTGGCCCATCTGAAGGCGCAGGGCATCCTGGCCACGGGCCTGATCGGCCTGCGCTTCGTCACGCATCTGGATGTCGATGCGGCGGGCATCGCGCGCACCGTGGCCGCCGTGCGCGAGTTCTTCGCGACGGCCGGCGCCCCGGCGGCCGCGGCCGGCCGCCCGGCAGGTCCCTACTGA
- a CDS encoding BadF/BadG/BcrA/BcrD ATPase family protein has product MSTVSARAAAPSHSANKSIRFLIGVDGGGTGTRLRLSDRQGRPLGVGEAGPSALGQGVEQAWRHVQQACVAACSQAGLEALDLSECAIGLGLSGATIVEQAQAFLNLQPGYAQVLLDNDGFTTVLGAHGGKPGAVVASGTGAVGEALREDGGRVLVSGWGWVTGDEGSGAWLGIKAMRHAQQAMDGRVAAGALARAVWAETGPERDQLAAWVATAGQHAYAGLAPLVFEVAAQDAVAQGFVDEAAAELEKLAHALDPSGRLPLALCGSVARRLAGHFSGTIRARCVEPQGDSADGALLMIGRALTEMGL; this is encoded by the coding sequence ATGAGTACGGTCTCTGCCCGCGCTGCTGCGCCTTCGCATTCTGCCAACAAATCCATCCGTTTCCTGATCGGTGTGGACGGGGGCGGCACCGGCACGCGCCTGCGCCTGTCGGACCGCCAGGGGCGCCCGCTCGGCGTCGGCGAGGCCGGCCCCTCGGCGCTCGGTCAGGGCGTCGAGCAGGCCTGGCGCCATGTGCAGCAGGCCTGCGTGGCGGCCTGCTCGCAGGCCGGCCTGGAGGCGCTGGACCTGTCGGAATGCGCGATCGGTCTGGGCCTGTCGGGCGCCACCATCGTCGAGCAGGCGCAGGCCTTCCTGAATCTGCAGCCCGGCTATGCCCAGGTGCTGCTGGACAACGACGGCTTCACGACCGTGCTGGGCGCCCATGGCGGCAAACCCGGCGCGGTGGTGGCCTCGGGCACCGGCGCGGTCGGCGAGGCGCTGCGCGAGGACGGCGGCCGCGTGCTGGTCAGCGGCTGGGGCTGGGTTACCGGTGACGAGGGCAGCGGCGCCTGGCTGGGCATCAAGGCGATGCGCCATGCCCAGCAGGCGATGGACGGCCGCGTCGCGGCCGGCGCGCTGGCCCGTGCGGTCTGGGCCGAGACCGGCCCCGAGCGCGACCAGCTGGCGGCCTGGGTTGCAACGGCCGGCCAGCATGCCTATGCGGGCCTGGCGCCGCTGGTGTTCGAGGTGGCCGCGCAGGACGCGGTGGCCCAGGGCTTCGTCGACGAGGCGGCGGCCGAGCTGGAGAAGCTGGCCCACGCGCTGGACCCGTCGGGCCGCCTGCCGCTGGCGCTGTGCGGCAGCGTCGCGCGCCGGCTGGCGGGACATTTCTCAGGCACCATTCGAGCCCGTTGCGTCGAGCCGCAAGGCGATTCGGCGGACGGCGCGCTGCTGATGATCGGCCGCGCACTCACCGAGATGGGACTCTGA
- the gph gene encoding phosphoglycolate phosphatase (PGP is an essential enzyme in the glycolate salvage pathway in higher organisms (photorespiration in plants). Phosphoglycolate results from the oxidase activity of RubisCO in the Calvin cycle when concentrations of carbon dioxide are low relative to oxygen. This enzyme is a member of the Haloacid Dehalogenase (HAD) superfamily of aspartate-nucleophile hydrolase enzymes (PF00702).) — translation MSSHPLPPQAFIVDLDGTLVDTLGDFVAVLNEVLAELALPAVARDFVERTVGRGSEHLIRSTLAEVGAAPALYEQAWARYQHHYERLNGQFSDLFPGTREGLERLRALGLPMACLTNKPAAFARGLLASKDLAGYFDQVFGGDDFARKKPDPLPLLKTCEALGTPPGATWMIGDSSNDAQAAHAAGCPVVLLRHGYNHGEPIDAVPALQHLDRLDLLQLP, via the coding sequence ATGTCGTCGCACCCGCTCCCGCCGCAGGCCTTCATCGTCGATCTCGACGGCACCCTGGTCGACACCCTGGGCGACTTCGTCGCGGTGCTGAACGAGGTGCTGGCCGAGCTGGCGCTGCCGGCGGTGGCGCGCGACTTCGTCGAGCGGACCGTCGGGCGCGGCAGCGAGCATCTGATCCGCTCGACCCTGGCCGAGGTCGGCGCCGCGCCGGCGCTGTACGAGCAGGCCTGGGCGCGCTACCAGCATCATTACGAGCGGCTCAACGGCCAGTTCTCGGACCTGTTCCCCGGCACGCGCGAGGGGCTGGAGCGGCTGCGCGCGCTGGGCCTGCCGATGGCCTGCCTGACCAACAAGCCGGCCGCCTTCGCGCGCGGCCTGCTGGCCAGCAAGGACCTGGCGGGTTATTTCGATCAGGTGTTCGGCGGCGACGACTTCGCGCGCAAGAAGCCCGATCCGCTGCCGCTGCTGAAAACCTGCGAGGCGCTGGGCACGCCGCCCGGCGCCACCTGGATGATCGGCGACAGCAGCAACGACGCGCAGGCCGCGCATGCGGCCGGCTGCCCGGTGGTGCTGCTGCGCCATGGCTACAACCATGGCGAGCCGATCGATGCGGTGCCGGCCCTGCAGCACCTGGACCGGCTGGACCTGCTTCAGTTGCCCTGA
- a CDS encoding GntR family transcriptional regulator — MTATAASTKLPFQFKPDAQAASPLYMQLAHKLAQAIRDGHYHADEALPSERVLSEALDLSRVTARKAIDRLVEQGLIIRKRGSGNYIAPKLEQPLSRLTSFSEELHQRGFKPGSKWLTRGFSLAAPDEQLSLGLTTGARVARLERLRLADAVVMAYEVSVLPEAVLPDPQAVDSSLYAHLAKQGGAPVRALQHIRAINAEPKLASLLEVPVGQAVLFITRVGFLESGQAVELTHSYCRSDYYDFVAEMRREG; from the coding sequence ATGACCGCTACCGCTGCCTCCACCAAGCTGCCTTTCCAATTCAAGCCCGACGCCCAGGCGGCGTCGCCGCTGTACATGCAACTGGCCCACAAGCTGGCCCAGGCGATCCGCGACGGCCACTACCATGCCGACGAGGCCTTGCCCTCGGAGCGCGTGCTGTCGGAGGCGCTGGATCTGTCGCGCGTCACAGCGCGCAAGGCGATCGACCGGCTGGTGGAGCAGGGCCTGATCATCCGCAAGCGCGGTTCGGGCAACTACATCGCGCCGAAGCTGGAGCAGCCGCTGTCGCGCCTGACCAGCTTCTCGGAGGAGCTGCATCAGCGCGGCTTCAAGCCCGGCTCGAAATGGCTGACGCGCGGCTTCAGCCTGGCCGCGCCGGATGAGCAGCTGAGCCTGGGCCTGACCACCGGCGCGCGCGTCGCGCGGCTGGAGCGCCTGCGCCTGGCCGATGCGGTGGTGATGGCCTACGAGGTCAGCGTGCTGCCCGAGGCGGTGCTGCCGGATCCGCAGGCGGTGGACTCCTCGCTGTATGCCCACCTCGCCAAGCAGGGCGGCGCGCCGGTGCGCGCGCTGCAGCATATCCGCGCGATCAATGCCGAGCCCAAGCTGGCCTCCCTGCTGGAGGTGCCGGTGGGCCAGGCGGTGCTGTTCATCACGCGGGTGGGTTTTCTGGAGTCGGGTCAGGCCGTCGAGCTGACCCATTCGTATTGCCGCAGCGACTACTACGACTTCGTCGCCGAGATGCGGCGCGAGGGCTAG
- a CDS encoding chalcone isomerase family protein, translating to MRVLIITALLAGCLAGPALAQPVDVAGVKYEPTADVAGQKLQLNGAGIRYKAIFKVYTAGLYLNAKAGTPEAVLANTGPKRLHIQMLRDIDGNELGKLFTKGMEENATREEFARAITGVLRIAEIFAAKKKLSTGEHFSVEWIPGTGTVVYVNGARVAGEPIKEAEFFSVLLKIWLGKAPADALLKDALLGIQRSSGRQGN from the coding sequence ATGCGTGTCCTCATCATCACGGCCCTGCTGGCCGGCTGCCTGGCCGGGCCCGCCCTGGCCCAGCCGGTGGACGTGGCCGGCGTCAAGTACGAACCGACCGCCGACGTCGCGGGCCAGAAGCTGCAGCTCAACGGCGCCGGCATCCGCTACAAGGCCATCTTCAAGGTCTACACCGCCGGCCTGTACCTGAACGCCAAGGCCGGCACGCCCGAGGCGGTGCTGGCCAACACCGGCCCGAAGCGCCTGCATATCCAGATGCTGCGCGACATCGACGGCAACGAGCTCGGCAAGCTGTTCACCAAGGGCATGGAGGAGAACGCGACGCGCGAGGAGTTCGCGCGCGCGATCACCGGCGTGCTGCGCATCGCCGAGATCTTCGCCGCCAAGAAGAAGCTCTCGACCGGCGAGCATTTCAGCGTCGAGTGGATCCCCGGCACCGGCACCGTGGTCTATGTCAACGGCGCCCGCGTCGCCGGCGAGCCGATCAAGGAAGCGGAATTCTTCAGCGTGCTGCTGAAGATCTGGCTGGGCAAGGCCCCGGCCGACGCGCTCCTGAAGGACGCCCTGCTGGGCATCCAGCGCAGCAGCGGCCGTCAGGGCAACTGA
- the trpC gene encoding indole-3-glycerol phosphate synthase TrpC yields the protein MDDILKRIVAVKHEEIKAARTKRPLASLRADAESDRVTRGFEKALRAKIASGASGVIAEIKKASPSKGVIRADFRPAEIAQSYERHGAACLSVLTDEQFFQGSADYLRQARAAVALPVLRKDFMVDEYQVFEARAMGADCILLIAACLDDAQMADLEACALSLNLDVLVEVHDGKELDRALRLQTPLVGINNRNLRTFDVTLDTTLGLLKHVPADRLLVTESGILAPADVQLMRAAQVHAFLVGEAFMRAPDPGQALAALFSA from the coding sequence ATGGACGACATCCTGAAGCGCATCGTCGCGGTCAAGCATGAGGAGATCAAGGCGGCGCGCACCAAGCGGCCGCTGGCGAGCCTGCGCGCGGACGCTGAGAGTGATCGCGTCACGCGTGGGTTTGAAAAAGCCTTGCGCGCCAAGATCGCCTCCGGCGCCAGCGGCGTGATCGCCGAGATTAAAAAAGCCAGCCCCAGCAAGGGCGTGATCCGCGCCGACTTCCGCCCGGCCGAGATCGCGCAGAGCTACGAGCGCCATGGCGCGGCCTGCCTGTCGGTGCTGACCGACGAGCAGTTCTTCCAGGGTTCGGCCGACTATCTGCGCCAGGCCCGTGCCGCGGTCGCGTTGCCGGTGCTGCGCAAGGACTTCATGGTCGACGAGTACCAGGTCTTCGAGGCGCGCGCGATGGGGGCCGACTGCATCCTGTTGATCGCCGCCTGCCTGGACGACGCGCAGATGGCCGACCTGGAGGCCTGCGCGCTGAGCCTGAACCTGGACGTGCTGGTCGAGGTGCATGACGGCAAGGAGCTGGATCGCGCGTTGCGTCTGCAAACGCCGCTGGTCGGCATCAACAACCGCAATCTGCGGACCTTCGACGTGACCCTGGACACGACCCTGGGCCTCTTGAAGCATGTGCCGGCGGACCGCCTGCTGGTGACCGAGAGCGGCATCCTGGCGCCGGCCGATGTGCAGCTGATGCGCGCGGCGCAGGTCCACGCCTTCCTGGTCGGCGAGGCTTTTATGCGCGCGCCCGATCCGGGTCAGGCGCTGGCGGCGCTGTTCTCCGCATGA
- a CDS encoding MerR family transcriptional regulator yields MKIGELARRSGLSPSRIRFYESSGLIRGVERRENGYRVYGPQALWTLEIITSAQGAGFSLDEIRSLLPDAQSQWQHAELLASLERKLAEIDALQQRLTQNRAQLLVAIESVRHRPEELPCTDRAQWVLGQLREGPAAEDDPPR; encoded by the coding sequence ATGAAGATCGGTGAACTGGCCAGGCGCAGCGGCCTGAGCCCCTCGCGCATCCGCTTCTACGAGTCGAGCGGGCTGATCCGCGGCGTCGAGCGCCGGGAGAACGGCTACCGCGTCTACGGCCCGCAGGCGCTGTGGACCCTGGAGATCATCACCAGCGCCCAGGGCGCCGGCTTCTCGCTGGACGAGATCCGCAGCCTGCTGCCCGACGCGCAGAGCCAATGGCAGCATGCGGAACTGCTGGCCAGCCTGGAGCGCAAGCTGGCCGAGATCGACGCGCTGCAGCAGCGCCTGACGCAGAACCGGGCGCAGCTGCTGGTGGCGATCGAGAGCGTCAGGCACCGCCCCGAGGAGCTGCCCTGCACCGACCGCGCCCAATGGGTGCTGGGCCAGCTGCGCGAGGGGCCGGCGGCCGAGGACGACCCGCCTCGTTAG